In Humulus lupulus chromosome 6, drHumLupu1.1, whole genome shotgun sequence, a single genomic region encodes these proteins:
- the LOC133783381 gene encoding uncharacterized protein LOC133783381: protein MTLQHFFHKHPLVLKEKDDESASLNSTIPCRLCVLSDITPPFYACNSCIYYYAHKSCAELPQYLFHSKHPSHTLALSFYVAYNCNSCDTHYTGYPTFTCRQCDFYLDIKCATMATITFQKLGPHTIQHSTHPHPMELKTYPNTAGEIALCFGCQSPMNYGSRVYACTKNELCKYFLHESCAELPKEIRYPFHMNHGPLILHIQNFRWLFNNDKCSLCNKTYTTFFTYKCSSDQCSFQLCLKCSTIAIRARKTIKYRYHEHLLCFASEVDMLIDNNNNQCSSYDSYCKQSTTISCSKEFSNTSSYTFYCLECNFKSHLLCGPLPFRIKYKYHIHPLNLSDFFIDEESPEEHYCDICEMERDPRIRVYCCVPCKFAAHVHCLIHKIINIFKGDLNNMPLKTMGEDLWIANEWDFASTNLEDEKAGKSHSTLIDLINSLPPHEKEILKRFHTWDDSSLSQSNHGEEEDVNWIIDIFSSKQAANKVLNNVFLHKLVEKPLEFKSTDLELKLVTVEGYEIPHTMAFVLKRLLHLYGDISSSPSNSRVIITSKEGKSIFYFLLCRVLKNMANTKIADVTTDVLREWIYNLVITRSCGFKIDFLVSHLRNEIMPAFYGVQAKRLEDEIPTMIRRQMEKLQQEMMKLESQLKFCEDFCNESSPKAKEVENCLAKASQWKWKNICQGLF from the exons ATGACGCTCCAACACTTCTTTCACAAGCATCCTTTGGTGCTAAAGGAAAAGGATGACGAGTCTGCTTCTCTTAACTCGACGATTCCTTGTCGCCTATGCGTTCTTTCTGATATTACACCTCCATTTTATGCTTGCAATTCGTGCATTTATTACTACGCCCACAAATCATGTGCAGAGTTGCCTCAATATTTGTTTCACTCTAAACATCCTTCCCACACTCTTGCCTTGTCTTTTTATGTAGCTTATAATTGCAACTCTTGTGATACTCATTACACTGGCTATCCCACTTTCACATGCCGACAATGTGATTTTTACTTGGATATAAAATGTGCTACAATGGCTACCATAACATTCCAAAAACTTGGCCCTCATACCATTCAACATTCTACTCATCCACATCCAATGGAGCTTAAAACCTACCCGAACACCGCGGGTGAAATCGCTCTTTGTTTTGGTTGTCAATCACCAATGAATTATGGTTCTCGAGTTTATGCTTGCACAAAAAATGAGTTATGCAAGTATTTCCTTCACGAATCATGTGCAGAACTCCCAAAAGAAATTCGATATCCTTTTCACATGAACCATGGCCCTCTTATCCTTCATATACAAAATTTCAGATGGTTATTCAATAATGATAAGTGTAGCTTATGTAACAAAACCTACACAACATTTTTCACTTACAAATGTAGTAGTGATCAGTGTAGTTTTCAGTTATGTTTGAAATGCAGTACAATTGCAATAAGAGCTAGAAAAACTATCAAGTATAGGTATCACGAGCACCTTCTTTGTTTTGCTTCGGAAGTTGATATGCTTattgacaataataataatcagtgCAGCAGCTATGATTCTTATTGCAAGCAATCAACTACCATATCATGTAGCAAAGAATTTTCTAACACCTCTTCTTATACATTTTATTGTTTGGAATGCAATTTCAAATCACACTTGCTCTGCGGACCATTACCATTTAGAATTAAATATAAGTATCACATCCATCCTCTGAATCTTTCAGATTTTTTCATCGACGAGGAAAGTCCTGAAGAACATTATTGTGATATCTGTGAAATGGAAAGAGATCCACGAATACGTGTGTACTGTTGTGTTCCTTGTAAATTCGCGGCACATGTGCATTGTCTTATTCATAAG ATTATAAATATATTCAAAGGAGACCTAAACAACATGCCTCTCAAAACTATGGGAGAAGATCTTTGGATAGCTAATGAATGGGATTTTGCTTCAACAAATTTGGAAGATGAGAAAGCTGGCAAGTCTCACTCAACATTGATCGATCTAATAAATTCTCTACCTCCACATGAGAAAGAGATTTTGAAGAGATTTCACACATGGGATGATTCTTCTTTGTCTCAATCAAATcatggagaagaagaagatgttAATTGGATTATAGATATTTTCTCTTCTAAACAAGCTGCCAACAAAGTACTCAACAATGTTTTCTTGCACAAGCTTGTTGAAAAACCATTGGAATTTAAATCCACCGATTTAGAGTTAAAGCTTGTGACTGTGGAAGGTTATGAAATACCTCATACAATGGCATTTGTTTTGAAAAGATTACTACATTTGTATGGGGATATTAGTTCTTCTCCTAGTAATAGTAGAGTTATTATAACATCAAAAGAAGGGAAAAGCATCTTCTATTTCCTTTTGTGTCGAGTTTTGAAAAACATGGCCAATACAAAGATTGCTGATGTGACCACAGATGTTTTGAGAGAATGGATTTACAACCTAGTGATCACAAGGAGTTGTGGGTTTAAAATTGATTTCCTAGTTTCCCATCTAAGGAATGAAATTATGCCAGCTTTCTATGGTGTTCAAGCAAAGAGACTTGAAGATGAAATCCCAACAATGATAAGGAGACAGATGGAAAAGCTTCAACAAGAGATGATGAAGCTAGAGTCTCAATTGAAGTTTTGTGAGGACTTTTGTAATGAGTCTTCTCCTAAAGCCAAGGAAGTGGAAAATTGTTTGGCCAAAGCTTCTCAATGGAAGTGGAAAAATATATGTCAAGGTTTGTTTTAG
- the LOC133786088 gene encoding serine/threonine-protein kinase/endoribonuclease IRE1a-like gives MSSTADDPSPVKNNEDSDTNSYRKEVGEKLVFFRNKVIAKGSNGNLVCEGIYDDREVVVKRLLRTHHKVATKEIETLRISDEHENIVRYYGVEYDCDFIYIALQRCICNLGVLIYVCEKFYDYEVVNHDCSVTSVGISQIDRWDPLRSIFKDVNLIKDGRPLPFLSKLMRDIVSGLVHLHALGIIHGDLKPQNILIFKRQDGTFCAKLSDMGISRHLPHNMSSLSYHSSGCGTVGWRAPECLSQGRQTRALDVFSLACIFCVCITGGRTHPFGHDFHRDSNIAENNVNLSFLNEFPEARDLISQSLHPNPKLRPTSAKLLCHPMLWDSKKRIMFICDTSNRLRNLDWSSDFSKAMEAIGPKVIGAKLCGWKMNHWDQFVDQQMLTHLTNCGFNNYRPWLFQDLLRLQRNLYSHIDQHFNYIKARKTKKKDVDERDIQQQETLVKEVENPAA, from the exons ATGAGCTCCACTGCTGATGATCCTTCACCTGTCaag AATAATGAAGATTCAGATACTAATAGTTACAGAAAAGAGGTTGGTGAAAAACTAGTTTTTTTTCGAAATAAAGTTATTGCCAAGGGGAGCAATGGAAACCTTGTGTGTGAGGGAATATACGACGATAGAGAAGTTGTCGTAAAACGTCTTCTGAGGACTCACCACAAGGTGGCTACTAAAGAGATAGAGACTCTTAGAATATCAGACGAACACGAGAACATTGTCAGATATTATGGCGTGGAATATGACTGTGATTTCATCTACATCGCTCTCCAACGTTGTATTTGCAATTTGGGTGTATTGATCTATGTCTGTGAAAAATTCTATGATTATGAGGTGGTCAATCACGACTGTTCTGTCACTTCTGTTGGTATATCTCAGATAGATCGTTGGGACCCACTTCGTAGTATTTTCAAAGATGTTAACCTCATCAAAGATGGTCGTCCACTTCCTTTCTTATCGAAACTGATGAG GGACATTGTAAGTGGACTTGTACATTTACATGCTTTGGGTATAATTCATGGAGACTTGAAGCCTCAAAACATATTGATATTTAAAAGACAAGATGGGACTTTTTGTGCAAAGCTTTCAGATATGGGCATAAGCAGACACCTTCCTCACAACATGTCTTCCTTGAGTTACCATTCTTCTG GTTGTGGCACTGTGGGTTGGCGAGCACCAGAATGTCTCTCTCAAGGTCGACAAACACGAGCATTGGATGTGTTTAGTTTAGCTTGCATATTTTGCGTGTGCATCACCGGTGGGCGTACACACCCTTTCGGTCATGATTTTCATCGTGATTCCAACATTGCCGAAAACAACGTGAACTTGTCTTTCCTCAACGAATTCCCAGAAGCTCGTGATCTCATTTCCCAATCATTACATCCCAACCCTAAATTAAG GCCGACGTCAGCCAAATTGTTGTGCCATCCAATGTTGTGGGATTCGAAGAAGAGGATTATGTTCATATGTGACACAAGTAATAGATTGAGAAATCTTGATTGGAGCTCTGATTTTTCCAAAGCCATGGAGGCCATTGGACCAAAAGTCATAGGTGCAAAATTATGTGGGTGGAAGATGAACCATTGGGACCAATTTGTGGATCAACAAATGCTTACTCACTTGACTAATTGTGGCTTCAATAATTATAGGCCTTGGCTTTTTCAAGACCTATTGAGACTCCAACGAAACTTGTATAGCCATATTGACCAACATTTCAACTATATCAAA GCtcgaaaaacaaaaaaaaaagatgtggATGAACGAGATATCCAACAACAAGAGACACTGGTGAAGGAAGTCGAAAATCCTGCTGCCTAA
- the LOC133786087 gene encoding serine/threonine-protein kinase/endoribonuclease IRE1a-like, with protein MASSADDPSHAKNNGDNYSDPNYRIQIGKKLVIFPNKIIALGSNGSLVCEGKYDDREVVVKRLLKTHHKVATKEIETLKKSDEHENIVRYYGVKYDRDFIYIVLQRCICNLADLIYICEQFYDYEMVNGDGSVTSVSVSQSVGNLESLPSVFEGVKLTKDGRPLPFLLKLMRDIVSGLDHLHELGIIHGDLKPQNILIFKKPNGIFCAKLSDMGISRHLPHDMSSLSHHSSGCGTTGWQAPERLLQGRQTRALDVFSLACIFCFCITGGRKHPFGNTLDRDANIVKNMVNLSFLNKLREAHNLISQSLNPNPKSRPTSAEVLCHPMLWDSKKRISFICDTSNRAQLDLNSDFSKALEAIGPEVLGTNLYGYGRMKDWVNFVDKQIMTHLKKFKYKSWVFLDLLRLQRNLFCHIDQHPIIKEWIGPEAEDFDGYFTSKFPKLFMEVYKVVYKFFEEDQRFKKYFE; from the exons ATGGCCTCCTCAGCTGATGATCCATCTCATGCCAAG AATAATGGAGATAATTATTCAGACCCTAATTACAGAATACAGATTGGTAAGAAACTAGTTATTTTCCCAAATAAAATTATTGCTCTTGGGAGTAATGGGAGCCTTGTGTGTGAGGGTAAATACGACGATAGAGAAGTTGTCGTAAAACGCCTCCTAAAGACTCACCACAAGGTTGCTACTAAAGAGATCGAGACTCTTAAAAAATCAGATGAACATGAGAATATTGTCCGATATTATGGTGTGAAATACGACCGTGATTTCATCTACATAGTTCTTCAACGCTGTATTTGCAATTTGGCTGACTTGATTTATATTTGTGAACAATTCTATGACTATGAGATGGTCAATGGCGACGGTTCTGTCACATCTGTATCTGTATCTCAGTCGGTAGGTAATTTGGAATCACTACCAAGTGTTTTTGAAGGTGTTAAACTTACCAAAGATGGTCGTCCACTTCCTTTCTTATTGAAACTAATGAG GGATATTGTGAGTGGACTTGACCATTTACATGAATTGGGTATAATTCATGGAGATTTGAAGCCTCAAAACATTTTGATATTTAAAAAACCTAATGGGATTTTTTGTGCTAAGCTTTCTGATATGGGCATAAGCAGACACCTTCCTCATGACATGTCTTCCTTGAGTCACCATTCTTCTG GTTGTGGCACTACTGGTTGGCAAGCACCCGAACGTCTTCTTCAAGGTCGACAAACACGAGCATTGGATGTGTTTAGTTTAGCTTGCATATTCTGCTTCTGTATCACCGGTGGGCGTAAACACCCTTTCGGTAATACTTTAGATCGTGATGCCAACATTGTCAAAAACATGGTGAACTTGTCTTTCCTCAACAAATTGCGGGAAGCTCATAACCTAATTTCTCAATCACTAAATCCCAATCCAAAATCGAG gCCAACATCAGCCGAGGTGTTGTGCCATCCAATGTTGTGGGATTCGAAGAAGAGGATCTCTTTTATATGTGACACAAGCAATAGAGCACAACTTGATTTGAACTCTGATTTTTCTAAAGCATTGGAGGCCATTGGACCAGAAGTTCTTGGTACAAATTTGTATGGGTATGGAAGGATGAAGGATTGGGTCAATTTTGTGGATAAACAAATAATGACTCACTTGAAGAAGTTCAAATATAAGTCTTGGGTTTTTCTGGACTTATTGCGACTTCAACGAAACTTGTTCTGCCACATTGACCAACATCCTATTATCAAA GAGTGGATAGGACCGGAGGCTGAAGATTTTGATGGCTATTTTACAAGTAAATTCCCAAAGCTCTTTATGGAAGTGTACAAAGTTGTATACAAGTTCTTTGAAGAGGACCAACGCTTCAAGAAATATTTCGAATAA